Below is a genomic region from Solidesulfovibrio fructosivorans JJ].
GCCCTACGCCGCGCGCAGCGTCAAAAGCCAGATGCGGGCCGCGGACAAATCCGGGGCGCGGTTTTGCCTGGTGCTCGGCACGGACGAACTGGCCGCCGGCACTGTGGTGGTGAAGAACATGACCGCCGGGGGACAGGAGACCATCAACCGGGACATGCTCGTCGCCCACCTGCGCGCCCGTCTCGAAGAGGCCAAGGACGAGTAGGCAGGGCCCGGATTTTTTTCCGGAGCGGGAACGTATTTTTCGCGATTTGACGGATTATCGATATAAAATTTTTGAAAAGGGGCGTGGGGAAAGACTTTTCCGAAAAGTTTTTCCCTACATCCTTGAAAAAAGGATGACTCCATGAGCGAGACGCTTGTCCTCGACAGGCTGGACGACTGGCGGCGCAGCCACGATTGCGGGGCGCTGCGGGCGTCCGACGTCGGCAGCGAAGTGTGCCTGATGGGCTGGGCCCAGTTCCGCCGCGACCACGGCGGCCTGATTTTCATCGACCTGCGCGACCGGGGCGGGCTGACCCAGGTCGTTTTCTGCCCCGAGGGCAGCGCCGAGGCCCTGGAGCGCGCCCACGTGCTGCGCACCGAATACGTGCTGGCCGTCAAGGGCCGGGTGCGCCCGCGTCCCGAGGGCATGGCCAACCCCGGCATGCCCACCGGCGAGATCGAGGTGGAGATCACCGAGTTCAAGCTCCTAAACACCGCCGCCACCCCGCCGTTTCCCATCGAGGACCGCATCGACGCCTCGGAGCTGTTGCGCCTCAAATACCGCTACCTGGACCTGCGCCGGCCCAAGCTGGCCGGCAATCTGATCCTGCGCCACCATGCCGTGCAAAGCATCCGCCGCTACCTGGACGGCCTGGGCTTCCTGGAGGTCGAAACGCCCGTTTTGACCCGGTCCACGCCCGAGGGCGCGCGCGACTTCCTGGTGCCGAGCCGCATCAACAACGGCTCGTTTTACGCCCTGCCCCAGTCGCCCCAGCTTTTCAAGCAGCTGCTCATGATGTCCGGCTTCGACCGCTATTACCAGGTGGTCAAATGCTTCCGCGACGAGGACTTGCGCGCCGACCGCCAGCCCGAGTTCACCCAGGTGGACATCGAGATGAGCTTCGTCGACGAGGAGCAGATCATGGGCATGGCCGAGAACATGGTGCGCACCATGTTCAAGGAAGCCATGGACATCGCCCTGCCCGACGTTTTTCCCCGCATGACCTACGCCGACGCCATCCGCGACTACGGCCTGGACAAGCCCGACGTGCGCTTCGGCCTCAAGCTCGTGGACGTGACCGAGGTGGTGCGCGGCAGCCAGTTCCAGGTGTTCGCCAAGGCCGAGCTGGTCAAGGGCATCCGCGTGGCCGGCGGCGCGGCGCTCTCCCGCAAGGAGATCGACGACCTGACCGAGTTCGTGAAGATTTACGGGGCCAAGGGCCTGGCCTGGATCAAGATCAAGGAAGGGGAATGGCAGTCGCCGTTCGCCAAGTTCCTCTCCGACGAGGAGCGCGCCGGGCTGGCCGAGGCCTTCGGCCTCGAAGTCGGCGATATCGTGTTCTTCCAGGCCGGCGCGGCGGAAATGGTCAACACGGCCCTGGGCTATCTGCGCATCCAGCTGGGTGAACGCTTTTCGCTCATTCCGGAAGGCTCCTTCGCCCCGGTCTGGGTGACGGATTTTCCGCTTTTGGAATACGATCCCGAGGCCAAACGCTTCGCCGCCAAGCACCATCCCTTCACCGCGCCCCAGTCCGGGCATCTGGAAAAGCTGGCCGAGGCCCCGGGCCAGGCCCTGTCCCGGGCTTATGACCTCGTGCTCAACGGCAACGAGATCGGCGGCGGCTCCATCCGCATCCACGACCGGGCCACCCAGAAGGCCATGTTCGCGGCGCTCGGCATCGAGGACCAGGAGGCCGAGGACAAATTCGGCTTTTTGCTCAAGGCCCTGGAGTTCGGCGCGCCGCCCCACGGCGGCATTGCCTTTGGCCTCGACCGTCTTATCATGATCCTTGCCGGCGCCAAATCCATCCGTGACGTCATCGCCTTCCCCAAGACCCAGAAGGCCATGTGCCTGCTGACCGACGCGCCGGCCGGAGTGTCGGCGGGGCAACTGCGTGAACTCGGCATCAAGCTGCGGTCGCGGGACAAGGACAAAG
It encodes:
- the aspS gene encoding aspartate--tRNA ligase, which encodes MSETLVLDRLDDWRRSHDCGALRASDVGSEVCLMGWAQFRRDHGGLIFIDLRDRGGLTQVVFCPEGSAEALERAHVLRTEYVLAVKGRVRPRPEGMANPGMPTGEIEVEITEFKLLNTAATPPFPIEDRIDASELLRLKYRYLDLRRPKLAGNLILRHHAVQSIRRYLDGLGFLEVETPVLTRSTPEGARDFLVPSRINNGSFYALPQSPQLFKQLLMMSGFDRYYQVVKCFRDEDLRADRQPEFTQVDIEMSFVDEEQIMGMAENMVRTMFKEAMDIALPDVFPRMTYADAIRDYGLDKPDVRFGLKLVDVTEVVRGSQFQVFAKAELVKGIRVAGGAALSRKEIDDLTEFVKIYGAKGLAWIKIKEGEWQSPFAKFLSDEERAGLAEAFGLEVGDIVFFQAGAAEMVNTALGYLRIQLGERFSLIPEGSFAPVWVTDFPLLEYDPEAKRFAAKHHPFTAPQSGHLEKLAEAPGQALSRAYDLVLNGNEIGGGSIRIHDRATQKAMFAALGIEDQEAEDKFGFLLKALEFGAPPHGGIAFGLDRLIMILAGAKSIRDVIAFPKTQKAMCLLTDAPAGVSAGQLRELGIKLRSRDKDKDKA